The genomic window CGGCGAGGTACTGCATGCCCTCGAGGAGGTCCTGTTCGGACCGGATGTGGGGGGCGTCTGCCACGAGCTTCTCGGCCTCGGCGATCGCGTCGGCGAGTGGATCCGTCAGCACATCGTGCTCCTTCGATCAGGTGGTACAAATGTGTACCCGAGTGGTAGATCGCGTCGTGATCCCGACGATAGAACGTGTTTCAAGGAGTGGTCAATGATCTCTGCCGAACCCGACGAGCCCAGCGGCCGCCGCTCACCGCCGACGGCACGCGTCGTCCAGGTGATCGACCACCTCGTCGCGCGCCCCGATCAGCGGTTCGGCCTGTCCGGGCTCGCCCGGGCCCTGGGGATCAGCAAGCCCACATGTCTGGGCATCGTCTCCGAGCTGGTCGCCGCCGGGTACCTCACCCGCGACCCTCGGGAGAAGACGTACGGGCTCGGCCCCGCACTCATCGCTGCGGGCCGCGCCGCGCAGCGCGGCTTCGCGATCGGTGCGATCGCCCGAGCTCACCTCGAGGGCCTCGCAATCGAGTACGGCGCGGTCTGCACGGCGTCCACCGTCGTCGGCGACCAGGTCACGATCCTCGAGAACGTCACCCCGCCCGGGGTGACGTTGGGGCGCACCGCGGCCCGCGCCGGTCAGTCCTACCCGTTCGCCCCGCCCGTCGGCCTCATGTACGTGCTCTGGGGCAGCGACGACGACCTCGAGGCCTGGCTGCGCCGCGACCCGGCCCTGCCCGTCGTCCTCGACCGTGACCTGCTCGCCCGCGTCGTCGAGGACTGCCGACGTGTCGGCTACCTCGTCGAACGGCTCACTCCCGTCGGTCGGAAGCTGTTCTCGCTCATGGCCGGGGTTGCCGGACGGGATCTGCCGGCCGAGCTCAAGGAACTGATCGGTGAGGTCGTGTCGAGTCTCGGTGAACGCGTCTACCTCGACAGCGAGACCGAGTCCGACGTCGACTACCCCGTCAGCCTCGTCGCCGCACCCTGCTACGACGGGGACGGCCACCAGGCGCTCGTCCTCACTCTCGACGTCGGCGGATCCATCAGCGGTGCCGAGATCGCCCGCCGCGGCGCGGCCCTCGTCGCCGCCGCGGACGCGGTGACCGCGGAGATCGGAGGGCGACACCCTCGACGCTGACGCGGCCGAATGTCACACGCGTTCGGTCCAATCGAACGCGTGTGACATTCGGCCATTGACCACGAGGTGGAACGCGTTCTATTCTCGCCGCACGAGCACATTGTGAACCAGCCCGGTACAAATATGAACCGATATTGTCGAGGAGCTGAGCGTGACACCCCAGACATCTCCGCCCGCCTACGAGCTGACACATCTGCAGGCGCTCGAGGCCGAGGCGGTCCACATCTTCCGTGAGGTCGCCGCGACATTCGAGCGGCCCGGGCTGCTGTTCTCCGGCGGCAAGGACTCGGTGGTGATGCTGCATCTCGCCGCGAAGGCGTTCTGGCCGGCGGCGCTGCCGTTCCCGGTGATGCACGTCGACACCGGGCACAACTTCGACGAGGTCATCGAATTCCGGGACGCCGTCGTGGATCGGCTCGGCCTACGCCTCCTGGTGGCGAGCGTCGAGGAGGACATCGCGGCCGGGAACGTCGTCGAGGAGACCGGGCCGCGGGCGAGCCGCAACCGGCTGCAGACGCATTCGCTGCTGCGCGGGATCCGGGAGAACCGGTTCGACGCCGTGTTCGGTGGCGCCCGCCGCGACGAGGAGAAGGCCCGCGCCAAGGAGCGGGTGTTCAGTTTCCGCGACGAGTTCGGGCAGTGGAATCCGAAGGCGCAGCGCCCCGAGCTGTGGAACCTCTACAACGGCCGGCACCGCAAGGGCGAACACATCCGCGTCTTCCCGCTGTCCAACTGGACCGAGCTCGACATCTGGCAGTACATCGCCGAGGAGAACATCGAGCTTCCCGGCATCTACTATGCGCACCGCCGGCCCGTCGTCGAACGCGACGGAATGCTGTTGGCGCACACGAGGTTCCTGACACTCCTGCCCGGTGAAGAGGCCCGCGAGGAACTCGTCAGATTCCGCACCGTCGGCGACGCCACCTGCACCGGCTGCGTCGAATCGAGTGCGGCCACCGCCGGCGAGGTCGTGGACGAGGTCGCGGCCAGCCGCATCACCGAACGCGGCGCCACCCGCGCCGACGACCGGATCTCCGAGGCAGGCATGGAAGATCGCAAGAAGGAGGGGTACTTCTGATGGTGCACACCCGGCAACTGCTGCGTGTCGCGACCGCGGGCAGCGTCGACGACGGCAAGTCCACCCTCATCGGACGGCTGCTGTACGACTCCAAGTCGATCTTCGAGGACCAGCTCGAGGCCGTGGAACGCAGCAGCCGCGACCGCGGCGCCGAGTACACGGACCTGGCGCTGCTCACCGACGGGCTGCGCGCCGAACGGGAGCAGGGCATCACGATCGACGTCGCGTACCGGTACTTCGCGACCCCGCAACGCAAGTTCATCATCGCCGACACCCCCGGCCACGAGCAGTACACCCGCAACATGGTCACCGGCGCCTCCACCGCGGACCTCGCGCTGATCCTCGTCGACGCCCGCAAGGGCATCCTCGAACAGACCCGCCGGCACGCGTTCCTGTCGACGCTGCTCGGTATCCCGCACCTGGTGCTGTGCGTCAACAAGATGGACCTCGTCGGCTGGTCGCAGGAACGGTTCGAGGAGATCAAGGACGAGTTCGCGCAGTTCGCCACCAAACTCGACGTTCGCGACCTCACGTTCGTCCCGGTGTCGGCGCTCGCGGGCGACAACATCGTCACCCGCACCGAGAACATGCCGTGGTACGAAGGCTCGTCGCTGCTGCACCACCTCGAGGACGTGCACATCGGCTCCGACCGCAACCTCATCGACGCCCGCCTGCCCGTGCAGTACGTGATCCGCCCGCACCAGCAGACCGACACCGACCTGCACGACTTCCGCGGCTACGCCGGCACCGTCGCCAGCGGCGTGTTCAAACCCGGCGACGAGGTGGTGGCGTTGCCGTCCGGGTTCACCTCGACGATCACCGCGATCTGGGGTCCCGGCGGAACAACCGTCACCGAGGCGTTCGCGCCGTCCGCGGTGTGCGTGCAGCTCGCCGACGAGATCGACATCAGCCGCGGGGACACACTGTGCCGCCCCAACAACCGTCCGCTCGTCGGACAGGAACTCGACGCCATGGTGTGCTGGCTCACCGAGACGTCGTCGCTGCGACCGGACGCCCGCTACACCGTCCTGCACACCACCCGCGCCACCAAGGCGCAGGTCACCCGGCTCGACTACCGGCTCGACGTCAACACCCTGCACCGGGACGAGACGGCACAGTCGTTGTCGCTCAACGAGATCGGTCGCATCCAGCTGCGCACCCAGCAGCCGCTGCTGTTCGACCCCTACCGCCGCAACCGGGTCACCGGCAGCTTCCTGCTCGTCGACGACGCCACCGGCAACACCGTCGCCGCCGGCATGATCACCGGACCGACCCTGTCGGAGTCGAAGGTGGTGTGGCACACGGCCGCGGTGTCCCGTGACGAGCGGCCCACCCGCGGTGCCACGGTGTGGCTCACCGGCCTGTCCGCCTCCGGAAAGTCCACCGTCGCGGTGGAACTGGAACGCCGGCTCATCGCAGCCGGGGTACCCGCCTATCGGCTCGACGGCGACAACCTGCGGCACGGACTCAACGCCGACCTCGGCTTCGGGGCAGCGGACCGCGCCGAGAACGTCCGCCGGGTGGGTGCCGTCGCACACCTGCTCGCCGACGCCGGCCTGG from Prescottella sp. R16 includes these protein-coding regions:
- a CDS encoding IclR family transcriptional regulator: MISAEPDEPSGRRSPPTARVVQVIDHLVARPDQRFGLSGLARALGISKPTCLGIVSELVAAGYLTRDPREKTYGLGPALIAAGRAAQRGFAIGAIARAHLEGLAIEYGAVCTASTVVGDQVTILENVTPPGVTLGRTAARAGQSYPFAPPVGLMYVLWGSDDDLEAWLRRDPALPVVLDRDLLARVVEDCRRVGYLVERLTPVGRKLFSLMAGVAGRDLPAELKELIGEVVSSLGERVYLDSETESDVDYPVSLVAAPCYDGDGHQALVLTLDVGGSISGAEIARRGAALVAAADAVTAEIGGRHPRR
- the cysD gene encoding sulfate adenylyltransferase subunit CysD, yielding MTPQTSPPAYELTHLQALEAEAVHIFREVAATFERPGLLFSGGKDSVVMLHLAAKAFWPAALPFPVMHVDTGHNFDEVIEFRDAVVDRLGLRLLVASVEEDIAAGNVVEETGPRASRNRLQTHSLLRGIRENRFDAVFGGARRDEEKARAKERVFSFRDEFGQWNPKAQRPELWNLYNGRHRKGEHIRVFPLSNWTELDIWQYIAEENIELPGIYYAHRRPVVERDGMLLAHTRFLTLLPGEEAREELVRFRTVGDATCTGCVESSAATAGEVVDEVAASRITERGATRADDRISEAGMEDRKKEGYF
- the cysC gene encoding adenylyl-sulfate kinase, whose protein sequence is MVHTRQLLRVATAGSVDDGKSTLIGRLLYDSKSIFEDQLEAVERSSRDRGAEYTDLALLTDGLRAEREQGITIDVAYRYFATPQRKFIIADTPGHEQYTRNMVTGASTADLALILVDARKGILEQTRRHAFLSTLLGIPHLVLCVNKMDLVGWSQERFEEIKDEFAQFATKLDVRDLTFVPVSALAGDNIVTRTENMPWYEGSSLLHHLEDVHIGSDRNLIDARLPVQYVIRPHQQTDTDLHDFRGYAGTVASGVFKPGDEVVALPSGFTSTITAIWGPGGTTVTEAFAPSAVCVQLADEIDISRGDTLCRPNNRPLVGQELDAMVCWLTETSSLRPDARYTVLHTTRATKAQVTRLDYRLDVNTLHRDETAQSLSLNEIGRIQLRTQQPLLFDPYRRNRVTGSFLLVDDATGNTVAAGMITGPTLSESKVVWHTAAVSRDERPTRGATVWLTGLSASGKSTVAVELERRLIAAGVPAYRLDGDNLRHGLNADLGFGAADRAENVRRVGAVAHLLADAGLVAVASLISPYRDDREKVRRLHEEAGIPFVEVFVDTPLEQCESRDPKGMYAKARAGEITGFTGIDDPYEAPEHAELVLRPGDGDPVAQAAKIMEYLDLC